The genomic stretch TGCGTGTGCGGTGAACCAGACACGGGATGGGCGTGGTAAGCAAGCATCCCAAACCGCTGAGTTCCTGGCTTTCCAAATGTGATATAacagagctacaacatagataATGTTGTCATCAGTCAGCATAGCAATCACATTATCAAACCACCCCCCAAAATCACTACCACTCATATTAGAAACATGCAAGGAGGATTCATTCCATACAAGCTTTGAATAATCACATAAAACAAGTGAGTGCATTATATTTTCATGCAAAGTACCACACATTGGGCATGATGGATCAATCTCAACTCTCTTTATAATCAAATTCGTAGTGGTAGGAAGAGAATTAGTTAGGGCTCTCCAAATAAAAGTTTTCCATTTTGTAGGGCACTTAATTTTCCAAAGATGTAGCCAGTTATCAAAAGTACCCGGGGTATGTTCAAAGTTTCCAATAACACGCCTATACCCCTCTTTTACCGTGTAGCAGCCTTTTGGGTCTCCCGCCCAGAACCAAGAATCCTAATACTGTAGTGAGACAGGGATCCTCAGTATGCGGTCCACATCACTTGGGAGAAAAATATCCTGAAGAATAGAGAGGTCCCAAGAACCAGAACCTGGGTCAACCAGTCCAGAGACCAGGGAACCACTGAGTTGGTGGGGCATTGGTGTATGCACCACCGGGGTTGGATCATCATTCAACCATGGGTGGCCCAGATCAGTGTTTCATTCCCGTTCCCTACTCTTCGGCGAACCCCACTGCAAACCATATCATGCGCAGCCATAATACTCCTCCAACAGAAGCTCGGGCAACTACCCAGAGTAGCATCAATAAAAGAAGATTTGGGGTAATACCTGGATTTGTAAATTCTTGCTACTAACGAATTAGGCCTTATCAGAAATCGCCAGGCCTGCTTGCCTAACATGGCCAGATTGAAAGCCTTCAAATCCTTGAACCCCAAGCCTTCATACTTCTTAGGGATACACAAGCGATCCCACGCCTTTCAGTGAATACCCCTACTATTCCCAGATCCCCACCAGTAACGGTTCATGGCCCTTTCAATAGACATACAAACAGAATCAGGGAGTAGGAAAACACTCATAGAAAAAGTAGGCATAGACTGGGCCACACTTTTAAGCAGCACCTCCTTGCCCGCCTGTGAAATCAATCTCTTATTCCATGAACCAATTCTGTGTTTGATTCTGTCTTCAATATATGAGAAAACCGCCTTCTTTTCCCTCCCTATAAAAGATGGTAGCCCCAAATATTTACCAAAGCTTGGTGCTTGGGTAACATCCAGGACTTCCATAACGCCATGCCTGTCAGCATCTGATGTGTTCCTATTGAAGCACACACTGGATTTGTAGTAGTTTACTGTCTGACCTGACATGTGTTCATAatcttgttcgcgaacattattaaacgaacacttaatgagcttgttcgcgaacattattaaacgaacctAAACGAGCTTGTTTGCGAGCATTACTAAACGAATACAAACAAGCTTGTTCATGATCTCATAGCAAACGAGGTTATCACTATTCAGACTATGTTCCTTTATTaatcgagctctaaattttgtttgctaatattaataaatgaacataaaGGAACACTTACCCAACACAAAAACTAGTAATTTGTGGAAAACTCCGTTAGCTAAATCCACTCTACACAGCTCTGCCGGCTTCCGCTTGTATGAATATTTTGGAGTGTGGACTAAACCGGTAGGCGGCAGCAAGAAACCTCATCAATGGTGACTCAGGTGTTGATAATGCTCAACATCCTCACTCCTCGCCGCGATTCCTATTCTCCCAGAgcctttctcttcttcttcttgcccACCACCTTAGCTCTCCTCACCTCTCTCTTCGTTCTCATCTACATCTCCTTCacctcttctttcttcttcactcCTCCCCACCATTTCTCCCACTTTTCTAATGGACCCTCTTTACAGCTACTCTCCGATTCTCCTAACAATTCCCTTCCTGGGTCTCCAATAGCGGATGCTAAAGAGAGAGTTGCTAATGATCAGATTATTGAGAGATCAATTCAGGGGGCACTGGGATTTTTCTCCAATTCGAATGGTATGTATGTTTTCGTTTGTGCAGAAGCTTGTATCTTGTGCTTAATTTACGCTATTGGGCGTCCTATTGTTTAGATTCTTAAATTTAGATCATACTGAAACTGGATGCTCTGCAAATAGCAACTTGCTTTATTGTGCGATGAATCAGAATAAAAACTATTGTGAATTATGAGAGATTATGACTCTCTTTGGTACGCTTAAAGCTAgcagctgaaaactgaaaagtcaGTAGTTAATAAGCTaacaaattgaaattaaagtgttttgtaaaattaattattaaattagttGGTAAGtgtaaaaatacataaaatgataaattaatatattaagatTTCATGAATTGATAGTCATAGGGCTAGATGCCTGTACCTAGAATCCGGGGATTGGGTTAGGTGAATTGGTTGCCAATGCTTTGTTAATCTATTAAGACATTGGTTTGAAGAGGAATTGTGGGGTGGAAGAATTATATGAGCTCAAATTGTTCTAAAATCATTATTGGAGATAAGTTTTCACCATTAAGCTATTTGCTTTCTGAATGTCAAGAGTTTTTCTATTTTACTTAAAGTTGGGAAATGCTAAATATGTCTGGCCATCTGGGAAAAGCTTGAGGGATTCTCAAGAATTTTAAAGTGAAAGAAAAGATTAACTATTTGTAAAGGAACTTCATTTTCATTATAATTTGGAACTCAATATAGCTTATTTGTTCActtctcttattattattgttgattgttgttgtttttgggTCCAAATACTCAAATAGTCGGAACTTTAAGATATTGATTGCTATGCTTGGGAACTTTATTTAGTAATATGtggttttttaataatttattttactaatattgttctttttatttgatcatttcCTTCTTGCAAATAAGAGAACTTGATAGTAACTTAGACTAAAGTTGAAAGTGGTGATCATAGAAAATTTTTGCGAGTTTATTGACACATATAGATCCTCATTGGGTATAAAATTTGTCTATTCAAGGGGTAGTCATTGCCACTATGTCGAATCCCCGATAATATGTTCTGTGTGGCTCAATTTCACTGGGTTTCCTGCCCCGGTTATTATCTTTCCTGAGTTGTCACTTATATATATCATGAATCTGGAAATGATTTGGTTTTACTTTCAGGAAGCTCTGTGAATGACAATGAGGTGTTCTATGATAGAGATATCTTTATGGAGAACTATAAGGAAATGAATAGGAGCTTGAAGATTTATGTGTATCCTCACCAACAAGATGAACCCTTTGCCAATGTGCTCTTGCCAGTTGATTTTGAGCCAGGGGGAAACTATGCTAGTGAAAGTTACTTCAAGAAAGTGCTTATGAAAAGCCATTTCATAACAAAAGACCCTCTCGGTGCGGAtctcttctttcttcctttttcaGTTGCTCGTTTGCGGCACGACCCCAGAGTGGGGGTCAATGGAATTCAAGACTTCACCAGAAGCTATATATCCAACATTAGTCGTGAGTACCCTTACTGGAATAGATCTGGTGGGTCCGATCATTTTTATGTTGCTTGCCATTCCATCGGTCGTTCTGCCATGGAGAAGGCAGTTGAAATTAGAATTAACGCCATCCAAGTTGTCTGCTCCTCAAGTTATTACCTGTCGGCTTATGTTCCACATAAAGATGCATCCTTACCACAGATTTGGCCGAGGCAAGATAGGAATCTGGATCCGACGTTATATAAAAGGCAAGTCAAAGCTAATGTGTTGAATTGCATACACGa from Ipomoea triloba cultivar NCNSP0323 chromosome 12, ASM357664v1 encodes the following:
- the LOC115999951 gene encoding probable glycosyltransferase At3g07620, which codes for MVTQVLIMLNILTPRRDSYSPRAFLFFFLPTTLALLTSLFVLIYISFTSSFFFTPPHHFSHFSNGPSLQLLSDSPNNSLPGSPIADAKERVANDQIIERSIQGALGFFSNSNGSSVNDNEVFYDRDIFMENYKEMNRSLKIYVYPHQQDEPFANVLLPVDFEPGGNYASESYFKKVLMKSHFITKDPLGADLFFLPFSVARLRHDPRVGVNGIQDFTRSYISNISREYPYWNRSGGSDHFYVACHSIGRSAMEKAVEIRINAIQVVCSSSYYLSAYVPHKDASLPQIWPRQDRNLDPTLYKRNKLAFFSGTNNSPVRERLLQCWGNDSQISVHFGRLDRRAYAEELLASKFCLHVKGFEINTARIGDALYYGCVPVIIANHYDLPFADILNWKSFSIVVATLDIPLLKKILVGISDDRYTKLQSNVMKVRKHFQWQICPVDYDAFYMVMYELWLRRSSVRLQ